From a single Pseudalkalibacillus hwajinpoensis genomic region:
- a CDS encoding helix-turn-helix domain-containing protein translates to MENHSLTRQIGEKLKKLRLENKLSLDQLSARCSVSKPMLAQIEKGASNPTVNTLWKIANGLGVSFTAFLDEEQPIIKKVNRNNIEPLIEETGKMKVVPLFPMEPGKSFEAFYITLDPGCEYHSNPHPDGVEEYLFVEEGTIRLDLDTYSYTITEGESLRFTANYPHCYRNPSGGLCKAMMIIHYPSSIR, encoded by the coding sequence ATGGAAAATCATTCGTTGACCAGGCAAATTGGTGAGAAGCTCAAAAAGCTCCGTCTTGAAAATAAATTAAGTCTTGACCAACTTTCCGCTCGGTGCTCTGTTAGTAAGCCTATGCTTGCCCAAATCGAGAAAGGTGCATCAAATCCTACTGTCAACACTTTATGGAAAATTGCAAATGGTCTCGGCGTTTCATTTACAGCGTTCCTTGATGAGGAACAGCCTATTATTAAAAAAGTGAATCGAAATAACATTGAGCCACTCATTGAAGAAACAGGAAAAATGAAAGTCGTTCCCCTTTTTCCAATGGAGCCTGGAAAATCATTCGAAGCGTTCTACATTACACTTGATCCTGGATGTGAGTATCACTCTAACCCACATCCAGATGGTGTAGAAGAATATTTGTTTGTGGAGGAAGGAACGATACGTCTTGATCTTGATACCTACTCTTACACAATAACAGAAGGGGAAAGTTTAAGATTCACAGCCAATTACCCACACTGCTATCGAAATCCCTCTGGTGGCTTATGCAAAGCCATGATGATTATTCACTATCCTTCTTCCATCAGATAG
- a CDS encoding dihydrolipoyl dehydrogenase family protein → MVVGEIIHEKDLVVIGAGPAGYEAAIRAAEYGRDVTLVDRSKAGGACLHSGCIPSKLLAISARKMWETAPGVRMERTFSMTDWQSEKTAVIESLKKGLHGKFKSQGIELVTGSASFLSKKRLGVEQGEKFEVWTFQNVILATGSTPRIPIFLKEVTDKVIPIEGLYNLPRIPRKLIIFGADTYSTEAASSFQALGADVTLITEERTLMGELDESIGRELKRQFKKQEIRVIAGAKDIKVNEDGELLSVAVIASGEPVHLSADTIGFSSGRNSNVQSLGLKQADITLTEDNHIEIKETCETSISGIYACGDITLGAPLAAKAIQQGKTAADHCCGVAAAFSLDFIPTVVHTQTPISSVGLTEREAVEAGYEVSTKSLPMRANGYAALNRMTEGVVKVIRDQESHLLLGFHVMGAGAVELIEKATLALEMAARDEDFTYPYVPHPGFGELWTEAIDLSIQKIRNEEIIGKSF, encoded by the coding sequence ATGGTAGTTGGAGAAATCATTCACGAAAAGGATCTCGTTGTTATTGGGGCAGGGCCAGCAGGGTATGAAGCAGCCATTCGAGCAGCAGAGTATGGCAGAGATGTCACACTTGTCGATCGCTCAAAAGCGGGTGGTGCTTGTCTCCACAGTGGATGTATTCCATCCAAGCTTCTGGCAATATCAGCAAGGAAAATGTGGGAGACAGCACCGGGTGTCAGGATGGAGCGAACGTTCTCCATGACAGACTGGCAAAGTGAAAAAACAGCTGTTATCGAATCGTTGAAAAAGGGGCTACATGGAAAGTTTAAATCGCAGGGGATTGAACTGGTAACAGGAAGTGCCTCTTTTCTATCAAAAAAGCGTCTCGGTGTTGAGCAAGGTGAAAAATTCGAAGTCTGGACATTTCAGAACGTAATCCTTGCTACGGGAAGTACCCCTCGTATTCCGATTTTTTTAAAGGAAGTTACTGATAAAGTGATACCCATAGAAGGGCTTTATAATCTACCTAGGATTCCACGCAAGCTGATAATCTTTGGGGCTGATACTTATTCGACTGAAGCAGCTAGCAGTTTTCAAGCACTCGGAGCTGACGTTACTCTGATAACGGAAGAGCGGACCCTGATGGGAGAACTGGATGAATCAATTGGACGGGAGCTAAAGCGTCAGTTTAAAAAGCAGGAAATCCGAGTAATAGCTGGTGCGAAGGATATTAAAGTGAATGAAGACGGTGAGTTGTTGAGCGTTGCGGTCATCGCTTCGGGAGAGCCCGTTCATTTGAGTGCTGATACTATAGGCTTTTCATCAGGTCGTAACAGCAATGTTCAATCACTCGGGCTGAAACAGGCCGATATTACGCTTACAGAGGATAATCACATCGAAATAAAAGAAACGTGTGAAACATCTATCTCCGGAATTTATGCGTGTGGCGATATAACGTTGGGAGCACCACTTGCAGCGAAAGCGATCCAGCAGGGGAAAACGGCTGCAGATCATTGTTGCGGTGTAGCAGCTGCTTTTTCACTGGATTTCATTCCTACAGTTGTTCATACTCAAACTCCAATTTCTTCTGTAGGCTTGACGGAAAGAGAAGCGGTAGAGGCGGGATACGAGGTTAGTACGAAGAGTCTTCCAATGCGTGCGAATGGATACGCAGCATTAAATCGCATGACAGAGGGGGTAGTGAAAGTCATCCGAGATCAAGAAAGCCATCTACTCCTGGGTTTTCATGTTATGGGAGCTGGAGCAGTCGAACTGATTGAAAAAGCTACCCTTGCCCTAGAAATGGCAGCCAGAGATGAAGATTTCACCTATCCTTATGTTCCACACCCTGGGTTTGGAGAATTATGGACGGAAGCAATTGACCTGTCTATTCAGAAGATAAGGAATGAAGAAATTATCGGAAAATCATTCTAA
- a CDS encoding dihydrolipoamide acetyltransferase family protein produces the protein MKLHDIGEGMAEGEVVQLLVGAGDLVTVDQPLIEVQTDKVTAEIPSPVAGKIDNIHVSPGEMVEVGGVLVTISPIQEMKEKEKAKPMKRILAAPFTRKIARELGVDIEKITGSGPAGRVIDEDVMKYLENNREDEPAPAVIEGATQSISFTNRRKQISAKMSKSMLTIPHVTHFDEADVTNILEMKQELKEKGVSLSIVAFYIKAVCTALKDFPIFNSELNEEAGLIYMKPHINIGIAVDTKEGLIVPVIHHCDKLSIRDIHTKMKQLNEEASQNGLRSEQLSGGTFTISNTGPLGSTGATPIINYPEVGLMAFHKTKRMPVVIKEEIMIRSIMNVSMTFDHRIADGGTSMRFTNRVIELIAHPSLLLTELT, from the coding sequence GTGAAGTTACACGACATTGGGGAAGGAATGGCAGAAGGTGAAGTTGTTCAGCTCCTTGTTGGCGCGGGGGATCTGGTTACAGTCGATCAGCCTCTTATTGAAGTTCAGACTGATAAAGTAACGGCTGAAATTCCTTCTCCCGTTGCAGGGAAAATTGACAATATACATGTTTCACCTGGAGAGATGGTAGAAGTAGGTGGTGTGTTGGTGACGATCTCTCCTATTCAGGAGATGAAAGAGAAAGAGAAAGCAAAACCTATGAAGCGGATTTTAGCTGCGCCTTTTACAAGGAAAATTGCGCGGGAGCTCGGTGTGGATATTGAAAAGATAACAGGAAGTGGTCCTGCCGGGCGGGTAATAGATGAAGATGTGATGAAGTATCTCGAGAACAATAGAGAGGACGAGCCAGCCCCAGCCGTCATAGAAGGGGCAACACAATCTATCTCGTTTACAAATCGTCGAAAACAAATTTCAGCAAAAATGTCTAAATCAATGCTCACGATTCCCCATGTCACCCATTTTGATGAAGCGGATGTGACAAATATACTGGAGATGAAGCAAGAGCTGAAAGAAAAAGGCGTCTCACTTTCAATTGTGGCTTTTTACATTAAGGCAGTGTGTACAGCGCTTAAGGACTTTCCCATTTTCAACTCTGAATTGAATGAAGAAGCCGGGCTTATTTATATGAAGCCACATATTAATATTGGAATTGCGGTCGATACGAAAGAGGGGCTCATCGTGCCTGTCATTCATCACTGTGACAAACTTTCCATCCGAGACATACATACAAAAATGAAGCAACTGAATGAAGAGGCATCACAAAATGGGCTTCGGTCAGAACAGCTTTCTGGTGGGACGTTTACGATTAGTAACACGGGTCCGCTTGGAAGTACTGGTGCGACGCCGATCATCAATTATCCTGAAGTAGGATTAATGGCGTTTCACAAAACAAAAAGAATGCCAGTTGTCATTAAGGAAGAGATTATGATCCGCTCCATCATGAATGTGTCCATGACGTTTGATCATCGAATTGCTGATGGAGGCACATCGATGCGTTTTACGAACCGAGTAATTGAATTGATTGCACATCCTTCCCTGCTTTTAACGGAGCTTACGTAA
- a CDS encoding alpha-ketoacid dehydrogenase subunit beta, which yields MSIAVNLKKMTMVQAITEALKVMLEEDEAVIVLGEDVGRNGGVFRATDGLFDIFGDDRVIDTPLAESGLIGTSIGLAMNGFKPVVEIQFLGFIYPGFNQLITHATRIRTRTQSRYTVPLTIRVPYGAGVRAPEIHSDSTEALFTHIPGLKVVVPSNPHDAKGLLISSMRDPDPVLFLEPMKMYRSGKGDVPTGSYSIPLGKAFRRCEGGDISVFAWGAMVKVAEKAAEMASEKGIECDVIDLRTLYPLDKEMIAESVQKTGRAVIVHEAPSSGGVGSDVITIINDTSFLYMKAPIKKVTGYDTPVPLFTLEDDYLPDDRKVFRAIEETARF from the coding sequence ATGAGCATTGCGGTGAACTTGAAAAAGATGACGATGGTCCAGGCAATCACAGAAGCACTTAAAGTAATGCTTGAAGAAGATGAAGCTGTTATCGTCCTTGGTGAGGATGTAGGAAGAAACGGGGGCGTTTTTCGAGCAACAGATGGTCTATTTGATATTTTTGGAGATGACCGTGTGATTGATACGCCGCTTGCTGAATCTGGTTTAATCGGAACTTCAATCGGTCTTGCAATGAATGGCTTTAAGCCGGTTGTTGAAATTCAGTTTCTGGGGTTTATTTATCCTGGCTTTAATCAGCTAATTACGCATGCAACGCGAATTAGGACGAGAACACAAAGTCGTTATACTGTTCCACTAACGATCCGCGTTCCCTATGGTGCAGGTGTTAGAGCCCCGGAAATTCACAGTGATAGTACTGAAGCACTGTTTACTCATATTCCTGGTCTGAAGGTAGTCGTTCCTTCAAATCCTCATGATGCAAAGGGTCTTCTTATTAGTAGTATGAGAGATCCTGATCCTGTCCTTTTTCTTGAACCTATGAAAATGTATCGTTCAGGGAAAGGGGATGTCCCAACAGGAAGCTACTCGATTCCGCTTGGAAAAGCGTTCAGGCGTTGTGAAGGCGGAGACATTTCGGTTTTTGCCTGGGGTGCGATGGTGAAGGTCGCTGAAAAAGCAGCTGAAATGGCTAGTGAGAAGGGAATTGAATGCGACGTGATTGATCTTAGGACGCTTTATCCGCTTGATAAAGAAATGATTGCTGAATCTGTACAGAAAACAGGAAGAGCGGTCATTGTTCATGAAGCCCCTTCTTCTGGGGGTGTGGGCAGTGACGTAATCACGATTATCAACGATACATCTTTCCTTTACATGAAGGCGCCCATTAAGAAAGTAACGGGCTACGATACGCCTGTACCGCTTTTTACACTTGAAGATGATTATCTCCCGGATGACAGAAAGGTATTTCGAGCGATTGAGGAAACAGCTCGTTTTTAA
- the pdhA gene encoding pyruvate dehydrogenase (acetyl-transferring) E1 component subunit alpha codes for MDLIEQFPMRQLVDGDGRQIEANSHVTMENAKRFYEQMMFSRMFDQKAINLQRQGRIGTYAPFEGQEASQIGSALALEDGDWMFPTYRDHAATAAFGHSLESIFLYWKGCIEGCVPPPGKHIFPPSVPIASQILHAAGAAWAEKKKGSDRVSLVYFGDGATSEGDFHEGLNFASVFQIPVVFFNQNNGYAISVPLERQMNSKTIAQKSLAYDMPGVRVDGNDVFAVYAETMKAVERARRGTGPTLIEAVTWRYGAHTTTDEPSKYRDQSESDQRRETEDPILRLERFLRIENEWDEEWAQHIKEKAKERLNEAVTEMEKTVKSDEAIMFDHVFGTEIWPIQEQRHRFFHERSEKA; via the coding sequence ATGGATCTAATAGAGCAATTTCCGATGAGGCAACTTGTTGATGGAGATGGGAGACAAATCGAGGCCAATTCACATGTCACAATGGAGAATGCAAAACGGTTCTATGAACAAATGATGTTTTCCCGCATGTTCGATCAAAAGGCAATAAATCTTCAGCGACAGGGGAGAATTGGCACTTATGCGCCTTTTGAAGGTCAGGAGGCATCACAGATCGGAAGTGCTCTGGCCCTTGAAGATGGTGATTGGATGTTTCCAACCTATCGTGATCACGCGGCAACTGCCGCCTTCGGCCATTCTTTAGAGAGTATCTTCCTTTACTGGAAAGGGTGTATTGAAGGGTGTGTTCCGCCACCTGGAAAGCATATATTTCCGCCTTCCGTACCAATTGCATCGCAGATTCTTCATGCTGCAGGAGCGGCATGGGCTGAGAAAAAGAAGGGGAGCGATCGAGTTTCGCTCGTTTACTTTGGTGATGGGGCGACGTCTGAAGGGGACTTTCACGAAGGTTTAAATTTTGCGAGTGTTTTTCAAATACCTGTCGTGTTTTTTAATCAAAATAATGGTTATGCCATCAGCGTGCCACTTGAGCGGCAGATGAATTCAAAAACAATTGCACAAAAGTCTCTTGCCTATGATATGCCAGGAGTTCGAGTAGATGGGAACGATGTCTTTGCTGTTTATGCTGAAACAATGAAGGCAGTGGAGAGAGCGAGAAGAGGTACAGGACCAACGCTTATTGAAGCGGTAACTTGGCGATATGGAGCACATACGACGACTGATGAGCCATCGAAATATCGGGATCAGTCAGAAAGTGATCAGAGAAGAGAAACAGAGGATCCGATTTTGAGATTGGAGCGGTTTCTAAGAATAGAAAATGAATGGGACGAAGAGTGGGCACAACATATTAAAGAGAAGGCGAAAGAAAGGTTAAATGAAGCTGTAACCGAGATGGAAAAAACAGTGAAATCGGATGAAGCAATTATGTTCGATCATGTGTTTGGAACAGAAATTTGGCCTATTCAGGAGCAAAGGCATCGCTTTTTTCATGAGAGGAGTGAGAAAGCATGA
- a CDS encoding Glu/Leu/Phe/Val dehydrogenase dimerization domain-containing protein, which translates to MFDRIVEHEQVLFCNDADTGLKAIIAIHNTTLGPALGGCRMRPYETVDDAIEDVLRLSKGMTYKCAAADVDFGGGKAVIIGDPLKDSTPELFRAFGQFVESLNGRFYTGTDMGTTPDNFVHSLRESNCIVGVPEEYGGSGDSSIPTANGVLYGIQATNKTVFGSEEFGGRTYAIQGLGKVGFKVAEMLLEKGADLIVSDINPHAVDRLIQRAIELKRGVKVASGDDIYDSDADVFVPCALGGGINDHTIHKLKVKAVVGSANNQLLTNAHGDQLNERGILFAPDYIVNSGGLIQVSDELYSPNPMRVLQKTKAIYDTLLTIFEQAEAHSLSTIKAANFFCEQRIESRKRRNSFYAHKKPGKWTVHS; encoded by the coding sequence GTGTTTGATCGGATTGTAGAGCATGAACAGGTACTTTTTTGCAATGATGCGGATACAGGGCTGAAGGCAATTATCGCCATACATAATACAACACTTGGCCCTGCGCTTGGCGGATGTAGAATGCGACCATATGAAACGGTTGATGACGCTATTGAAGATGTTTTACGACTGTCAAAAGGGATGACCTATAAATGTGCAGCAGCAGATGTGGATTTTGGTGGGGGGAAAGCAGTGATTATCGGGGATCCACTGAAAGACAGTACCCCTGAGCTTTTTCGAGCGTTTGGACAATTTGTAGAATCATTGAATGGGAGATTTTACACAGGTACCGATATGGGAACAACACCAGATAATTTCGTACATTCTTTACGAGAGAGTAATTGTATTGTTGGGGTACCCGAAGAATATGGCGGGAGTGGCGATTCATCAATCCCGACAGCGAATGGCGTATTGTATGGGATTCAGGCGACAAACAAGACGGTTTTCGGTTCTGAGGAATTTGGTGGTAGGACGTATGCGATTCAAGGACTTGGTAAAGTAGGTTTTAAAGTAGCGGAGATGCTTTTGGAAAAAGGGGCAGATCTCATTGTTTCAGATATTAATCCGCATGCGGTTGATCGTTTAATTCAGCGAGCGATTGAATTGAAACGCGGTGTGAAGGTGGCTTCTGGAGATGACATTTATGACTCGGATGCTGATGTGTTTGTACCATGTGCGCTTGGAGGTGGCATTAACGACCACACAATCCATAAGCTAAAGGTCAAGGCGGTTGTTGGTTCAGCGAACAATCAGCTTCTAACAAACGCTCATGGTGACCAACTTAACGAGCGAGGCATTCTTTTCGCACCTGATTATATTGTGAATAGCGGTGGGTTAATTCAGGTGTCAGATGAGTTATATTCCCCAAATCCGATGAGGGTTCTTCAGAAAACAAAAGCGATCTATGATACGCTACTCACGATTTTTGAACAGGCGGAAGCCCACTCATTATCCACGATTAAAGCAGCCAATTTTTTCTGTGAGCAGCGTATCGAAAGCAGGAAGCGGAGGAACAGTTTCTATGCTCATAAGAAACCTGGTAAATGGACTGTGCACTCCTAA
- a CDS encoding thioesterase family protein, giving the protein MKDGISIGQQAVINAEITTEMYAQFEGEIIHPAYSTVSMVYHMEWASRQLILPYLEDGEEGIGGGIEMKHLGSASAGQSIEVIATIISLTRKSVISSVEVRRGTTLIGTGQVVQFILPKNVIEDKLKNIKM; this is encoded by the coding sequence ATGAAAGACGGAATTTCAATTGGTCAACAGGCGGTTATCAATGCAGAAATAACGACTGAGATGTATGCACAATTTGAAGGTGAAATTATCCATCCCGCTTATTCAACTGTTTCAATGGTTTACCATATGGAATGGGCATCAAGACAGTTGATCCTTCCTTATTTAGAGGATGGAGAGGAAGGAATTGGTGGTGGAATAGAGATGAAACACCTTGGTTCTGCTAGCGCAGGGCAGTCGATAGAGGTGATTGCCACCATCATTAGTCTGACGCGTAAATCTGTTATCAGCAGCGTAGAAGTTCGAAGGGGTACAACTCTAATCGGGACCGGTCAGGTGGTTCAGTTTATTCTTCCTAAGAATGTTATTGAGGATAAATTAAAGAACATAAAAATGTAA
- a CDS encoding ABC transporter ATP-binding protein, producing MLQLNQIHKVFNEGTLDEKIALEDINLTLESGDFVTVIGSNGAGKSTLMNMISGVLTPDVGDVFIDEKKITNLPEYKRSRLIGRVFQDPMAGTAPSMTIQENLALAYNRNRRRTLMKGVTKKLKTTFQEALETLHLGLEDRLSAKVGLLSGGERQALSLLMATFTDPKMLLLDEHTAALDPARAALITKLTGEIVERTQLTTLMVTHNMQQALDLGNRLIMMDSGKIILEVDGEDKQNLTIEALLHEFQRIKGSKMTNDRAILG from the coding sequence ATGCTTCAACTAAATCAGATTCACAAAGTATTTAACGAAGGGACGCTTGATGAGAAAATCGCTTTAGAAGATATTAACTTAACACTGGAGTCAGGTGATTTTGTAACGGTTATTGGAAGTAACGGCGCTGGGAAATCTACACTGATGAATATGATATCAGGCGTGCTAACCCCGGATGTTGGGGATGTGTTTATTGATGAAAAGAAGATTACGAATTTACCGGAGTATAAGCGTTCGCGATTAATCGGCCGAGTCTTCCAGGACCCGATGGCCGGAACAGCGCCTTCTATGACGATTCAGGAAAACCTTGCTCTTGCCTACAACAGAAATCGCAGGCGGACATTAATGAAGGGCGTAACGAAAAAGCTCAAAACGACATTTCAGGAAGCGCTAGAGACGCTTCATCTAGGTCTAGAAGATCGGCTCTCTGCAAAGGTCGGGTTGCTTTCAGGTGGAGAACGGCAGGCGCTTTCCCTTTTAATGGCGACGTTTACAGATCCCAAAATGCTGCTCTTAGATGAGCATACGGCTGCACTTGATCCTGCAAGAGCTGCCCTTATTACGAAGTTAACTGGAGAAATAGTGGAGCGCACTCAATTGACGACGCTGATGGTAACCCATAATATGCAACAGGCCCTCGATCTCGGGAATCGTTTAATCATGATGGATAGTGGAAAAATCATTCTTGAAGTCGATGGAGAAGATAAACAAAACCTAACAATTGAAGCTTTACTGCATGAATTCCAACGAATTAAAGGTTCCAAGATGACGAATGATCGAGCGATCTTGGGCTAA
- a CDS encoding ABC transporter permease — translation MGSAMFGAVESGIIYAIMALGVYLSFRILDFPDLTVDGSFVTGAAIAAILIVNGTNPFFATLLAIGAGFLAGCMTGLLHTKGKINPLLAGILMMIALYSINLRIMGRSNVPLLNEESVFTHIESVFEGIGLDALLGNVASAIGLDNLTSTWSVLIIMLFVTALIKIITDLFLRTQIGLALRATGDNKRMIRSFSANTDQLTILGLGLSNALVALAGALIAQYSSFADVGMGIGMIIIGLASVIIGEAIFGTRTIAITTFAVVGGAIVYRIVVSLALRVDFLETGDMKLITAVIVIAALVLPQLIDGQKERSRKKRKRLQQEMNLKKKKNGGEDYASTKSDSQSI, via the coding sequence ATGGGCTCAGCGATGTTTGGTGCAGTAGAATCTGGCATTATCTATGCGATTATGGCACTTGGTGTGTATTTGTCATTTCGTATTCTCGATTTTCCGGATTTAACGGTTGATGGTAGTTTCGTTACAGGTGCAGCAATTGCTGCCATTCTTATTGTAAATGGTACAAACCCATTTTTTGCAACACTTTTGGCGATTGGAGCGGGTTTTCTGGCCGGGTGCATGACGGGCCTTCTGCATACGAAAGGAAAAATCAATCCGTTACTTGCTGGAATTTTGATGATGATTGCACTTTATTCAATTAACTTAAGGATTATGGGAAGATCGAACGTACCGCTCTTAAATGAAGAGTCGGTTTTTACACATATAGAAAGTGTGTTTGAAGGGATCGGCCTTGATGCACTTCTTGGAAATGTTGCATCAGCAATCGGTCTTGATAACCTCACGTCAACGTGGTCTGTTTTAATTATCATGCTATTTGTAACAGCACTTATTAAAATAATCACCGACTTATTTTTGAGGACGCAGATTGGGCTCGCGCTAAGGGCTACAGGAGACAACAAACGGATGATTCGCAGCTTTTCAGCAAACACGGATCAGTTAACGATTCTTGGGCTTGGTCTATCCAATGCGCTCGTTGCGCTTGCAGGTGCGCTAATTGCTCAGTATAGCTCATTTGCGGATGTTGGGATGGGAATCGGAATGATTATCATTGGCCTTGCTTCCGTCATTATAGGAGAAGCGATTTTTGGAACAAGGACTATTGCCATTACAACATTTGCTGTTGTCGGTGGAGCAATTGTATATCGTATCGTTGTAAGTCTCGCACTTCGTGTTGATTTTCTTGAAACAGGTGATATGAAGCTAATTACAGCTGTTATTGTTATTGCGGCTCTTGTACTACCTCAATTAATTGACGGACAGAAAGAACGTAGTCGTAAGAAGAGAAAGCGTCTCCAGCAAGAAATGAATTTGAAAAAAAAGAAGAATGGGGGCGAAGATTATGCTTCAACTAAATCAGATTCACAAAGTATTTAA
- a CDS encoding ABC transporter substrate-binding protein — protein MGISLVSVMALTGCGSNNTSSSDAGGDGGEEKESYTIGVTQIVEHPSLDAAFEGFKMALEENGFTEGENVNYDVQNAQNDMNNSNTIAQNLVGDEVDLIFANSTPSAQSALNATSDIPIIFTSVTDPVGAKLVEDFDTPGENITGTTDTHPDAIPKTIEFIANEFDAKTVGLIYNAGEQNSVAQVDIVKAAMEGTDLEAVEKSVSTSAEVKQAAEALVGKADVIYIVTDNTVVSALESVISVANDQDIPMFAGEFDSVSRGAFAAYGFDYKDIGYEAGQMAADILNGEATAADIPVQYPQNLKLKMNKKAAEEMGIEVKPEWEELGEYTE, from the coding sequence ATGGGAATATCTCTTGTTAGCGTAATGGCTCTTACGGGTTGTGGCTCAAATAACACGTCAAGCTCGGATGCTGGTGGGGATGGTGGCGAGGAAAAAGAATCATATACCATTGGTGTCACACAGATTGTTGAACATCCTTCTCTAGACGCTGCTTTTGAAGGATTTAAAATGGCGCTTGAGGAAAATGGATTTACAGAAGGTGAGAACGTGAACTATGACGTTCAGAACGCACAAAATGATATGAACAACAGCAATACAATTGCACAGAATTTAGTTGGAGACGAAGTGGATTTAATCTTTGCCAACTCAACACCGAGTGCACAGTCTGCATTAAATGCAACTTCAGATATTCCGATCATTTTCACTTCAGTTACGGATCCAGTTGGTGCAAAGCTTGTTGAAGATTTTGATACACCTGGGGAGAATATTACAGGAACAACGGATACTCATCCAGATGCTATTCCTAAAACAATTGAGTTTATTGCTAATGAATTTGACGCAAAAACAGTAGGGTTGATTTACAATGCAGGCGAGCAAAATTCAGTAGCACAGGTGGATATTGTAAAAGCAGCAATGGAAGGTACCGACCTTGAAGCTGTTGAGAAAAGCGTGTCAACATCTGCAGAAGTGAAACAGGCTGCGGAAGCCCTCGTTGGAAAAGCCGATGTGATTTACATTGTTACAGATAATACGGTGGTATCAGCACTCGAATCTGTTATAAGCGTAGCAAATGATCAGGATATACCGATGTTTGCAGGAGAATTTGACTCGGTTAGTCGGGGCGCTTTTGCAGCATATGGCTTTGATTATAAAGATATTGGGTATGAAGCGGGTCAAATGGCAGCAGACATTTTGAACGGTGAAGCAACAGCTGCTGATATCCCTGTTCAGTATCCACAGAATTTGAAACTGAAAATGAATAAAAAAGCAGCAGAAGAAATGGGCATCGAAGTCAAGCCGGAATGGGAAGAATTGGGGGAATATACAGAGTAA
- a CDS encoding NAD(P)H-dependent flavin oxidoreductase produces the protein MSRVCELLSIRYPIIQGGMGNISSPILASAVSEAGGLGTLGTGTLDPDKVEGLILDMKERTSKPFALNIPITVTGHLKEIGELAITHEIPVVSLSAGNPAPYIPYLKEKGIIVICVTASVKHAVKAEKAGADLVVGEGFEAAGINSHLEITTMTLIPQLATNVSIPVIAAGGIGDGRGLAAALALGADGVQLGTRLIATKESPYHKHYMERILNANDTDTVIVGRRAGKVRRILKTSYADRLQEAEANEMNPEEFERLTGEDRHSVGAIEGRLDEGFLNGGQISGLLTTTPTVVELFEEMIVDAFRILETQAATCKKFT, from the coding sequence ATGAGTCGTGTATGTGAGTTGCTCTCGATTCGATACCCAATAATTCAAGGGGGAATGGGAAATATTTCGAGCCCGATTTTAGCCTCTGCGGTTTCTGAAGCGGGAGGACTTGGTACGCTTGGAACAGGAACCTTGGATCCAGATAAAGTGGAGGGTCTGATTTTGGATATGAAGGAACGTACATCAAAGCCGTTTGCGCTTAACATTCCTATCACGGTCACAGGTCATTTAAAAGAAATAGGTGAGCTTGCAATTACGCATGAAATTCCAGTTGTTTCACTTTCTGCGGGAAATCCAGCCCCATACATCCCTTATTTGAAAGAGAAAGGGATTATCGTGATTTGTGTAACGGCGAGTGTGAAACATGCAGTTAAGGCTGAGAAGGCTGGAGCAGATCTAGTCGTAGGGGAAGGATTTGAGGCAGCAGGCATCAACTCCCACCTTGAAATAACAACCATGACTCTGATTCCACAGCTAGCGACAAACGTATCTATCCCAGTGATCGCTGCAGGAGGGATAGGAGACGGGCGTGGACTAGCTGCTGCACTTGCGCTTGGAGCGGATGGAGTTCAATTGGGAACAAGACTGATTGCAACAAAAGAATCCCCGTATCACAAGCATTATATGGAACGGATACTGAATGCGAATGATACAGATACGGTAATCGTGGGAAGACGTGCAGGCAAGGTGCGACGAATTTTGAAAACGAGTTACGCAGATCGATTGCAGGAAGCAGAAGCGAATGAAATGAATCCTGAAGAATTCGAGAGGCTGACAGGTGAAGACAGACATAGTGTTGGTGCGATTGAGGGACGTCTTGACGAAGGGTTTCTTAATGGTGGACAAATCAGTGGTTTACTGACTACTACTCCAACTGTAGTCGAACTATTTGAAGAGATGATAGTTGATGCTTTTCGTATACTGGAGACGCAAGCCGCCACGTGTAAGAAATTCACATGA